Proteins encoded within one genomic window of Sporolactobacillus pectinivorans:
- a CDS encoding mobilization protein — protein MLKLYYKFNFATEPMKQYDQAFNRLTKGITAMFFIIALVMVTFLVLSPLGDWLGVQHFYEWLNYVLKTGHSAWRYFILIFYLVPYALFGGLIYAILSAYKRI, from the coding sequence TTGTTAAAATTATATTATAAATTCAACTTTGCAACAGAACCCATGAAACAATATGATCAAGCGTTTAATCGTTTAACCAAAGGTATTACAGCAATGTTTTTTATCATTGCTTTAGTCATGGTCACATTTTTAGTCTTAAGTCCCTTAGGCGACTGGTTAGGTGTGCAACATTTTTATGAATGGCTGAACTATGTCCTAAAAACAGGTCATTCAGCATGGCGTTATTTCATACTTATTTTCTATCTTGTTCCTTATGCTTTATTTGGAGGACTTATATATGCCA